The Streptomyces sp. RKND-216 genomic sequence CCTCATGTTCCTCGACACCAAGCACGCGGTCGACCGCCTCACCACGCATCTGCTGAGCCGCGGGGTACGGGCCGCCGCCCTGCACGGGGGGAAGTCACAGCCGCAGCGCACCCGCACGCTGGCGCAGTTCAAGACCGAGCACGTCAGCGTGCTCGTGGCGACGAACGTCGCCGCGCGCGGGATCCACGTCGACAAACTCGACCTCGTCGTGAACGTCGACCCGCCGAGCGACCACAAGGACTATCTCCACCGCGGCGGTCGTACGGCCCGCGCCGGCGAGTCCGGCAGCGTCGTCACGCTGGTCACCCCGCACCAGCGGCGAGGAGTCACGCGCTTGATGGCGGCGGCAGGTATCGTTCCGCAGACTACCGAGGTCCGCTCGGGCGAGGAGGACCTCCGGCGCATCACCGGTGCGCGGACCCCTTCAGGTGTCCCCGTCGTCATCACCGAACCGGTGGCCGAGCGGTCCAAGAGGCGCAGTGCCACCTCACGCGGCCGACGCCGCCCTGCCGCGTCGCCCCGGCGGAGGCCCGTACGGCAGTCAGCCCCGGGCTCGGCGTCCTGAACGCCACCGATGGCCCAACAGCCCGGCAGAGCCAAGGCGTGCCGGCCCGTTCCCCCTGCAGGCCCCCTCAACCGGCCCGCCCCCTCCTCCCCCTGTGAGGCATCATGCGCTGTGTCATCGCCCGCTATCCGTTCGATCTGACCAAGAGTGGCGTGCTCGAATCGATGAAGGACGTCAAGCCGGAGCCGGTCACCGGTGACTACGTCGTGATCGGCCGACGCCACTACTCCGCCAAGCAGGTCGGCCAGGTGATCACGCGCCAGGACCGGCGCGACTTCACCTCCGCCGAGGTGCTGCGGGCCATGGCCCGGCTCGGCTTCGCCTGTCGCGCACGGTCCACGGCCTCATCGGCACCCGCGGACAGCCCGTACGAGCGGGCTTCCGCCATGCTCGGCCCCGCCCGCTTTGTCTGACGGGGCTCGGCGGGTCAGTAGTCGGAGTAGCTGAAGTCCCCCACGGTCCAGGCACTGACATCCTCGATGGCCACGCGGTACATCCCGCCGGTCTCGGGAATGCCCACAGTGCCCTGCAGGATCCGGGCGACATGGAAGTGCAGATGTGTGGGTGGCCCGTCCTTCTTCGCGGGAGAGTCGAAGACGGCAGAGAACTCGCCCAGGCGGTCGGAAGCCGTCAGCACCTCCGACACCCTCTGCCGCCACACGGATTCGGGAGCCAGGCGACCGGTGATGACGGCACCACCGGTGACCACGGTCAGGGACATCTGGTTGCTCTGCCCGGACTCCACACGGGCGGCCACGTCAATGATCAGCTCGTCAGGCTTCGGCATGGCAGCCCATTCTAGGCGCCGGGCCCTGCTCCCCCGTTCCGCCCTCCCACCGGCGACACGCGAGCACCGGCGCAATCGACGCGCAGGATCATCGGCCACCTCCCATGAGGACCTTCCGGGCGCGTGAGCAGGCACGAAGCCGAACGGAGCGACTCGGAAACCGGCCGGTTCCGGGTCAGCCCGAGGCTTCCGGCCGCCCGGCGCCCCCGGCACGAAGCTGCTCGTTGATGCGCTGGGCCTCCTCGAGCTGGTCCTCGAGGATGATGATGCGGCAGGCGGCCTCGATAGGGGTGCCCTGGTCGACGAGTTCACGGGCCCGTGTGGCGATCCGCAGTTGGTAACGGGAGTAGCGACGGTGACCACCCTCCGACCGCAGCGGGGTGATCAGACGGTGCTCGCCGAGAGCGCGGAGAAACGCGGGGGTGGCGCCGAGCATGTCGGCGGCCCGGCCCATGGTGTATGCGGGGTAATCCTCGTCGTCGAGAGGAATGGAGGATCCGGGACGGGCAGGGGGCATAGACCTCTTCTTCCGATGGGACGCGTCGAGGGGCCCGAGCGCCGACCGGCGCTCGGGCCCCGAGCTTTCAACACCATCTGCCAGCTGACTGCGCTGACCTTCTGTGACCGCAGGTCCCGCCCGGAGGGCGGAGCTGCGGGGATCGCGGATGCGTGACCGGGGACCACCTTCCAATCCGGGGCCTGCGGTACCCGGGCGGTCCTATGCGCCCGGGCGATCCAAGATGGCGTTTCGCTCCTTCTCTCTTGTTCTTCCTGTACTTACCGGGTTATGCGGTACTGC encodes the following:
- a CDS encoding SCO5918 family protein — translated: MRCVIARYPFDLTKSGVLESMKDVKPEPVTGDYVVIGRRHYSAKQVGQVITRQDRRDFTSAEVLRAMARLGFACRARSTASSAPADSPYERASAMLGPARFV
- a CDS encoding MerR family transcriptional regulator — protein: MPPARPGSSIPLDDEDYPAYTMGRAADMLGATPAFLRALGEHRLITPLRSEGGHRRYSRYQLRIATRARELVDQGTPIEAACRIIILEDQLEEAQRINEQLRAGGAGRPEASG